From Asterias amurensis chromosome 3, ASM3211899v1, a single genomic window includes:
- the LOC139935459 gene encoding uncharacterized protein yields MNTFNCNGGTISGQTQLSFQFNMDQMDDLHICGMCKCQFTSIESFIIHKRSGCAVAKLNKINSLLTSNPCRATTTCSVLNAPTVPTVNANTPSAPSIVQAKKPPRTKKKQILLAATPKVVPSTPSENNSSNQSGEGNAASLEQNFRDVSPVHSPELPQTNAEKQMQDAQSVVETTPESISGAQGTVANSDNSDSLNRKEKSSVKVKCYECLHEGCDFKTAHLKDIQRHNRIHTGDRPFLCTFCQRRFSRKDKLQIHLRTHSGHKPYHCQQCSYSAVDGGSLKKHMRTHTKERPFKCQICSYASRNSSQLTTHLRTHTGDSPFHCNQCSAKFKISTDLRRHKRVHTGEKPYKCSSCPYASALNSNLKSHIQHNHLREKSFQCEECSFTCCTSKQLKQHESTHPNRHPIKCLECDVICLNKRSFRRHERKHSKDKPHKCPHCSFSSKLLRHISLHIKKLHADLPKVKRQKQATKSTKNQTSNNKKKPKPQVLSGKKPFNCDKCDASFMRRDSFTSHRRHHDTVSDSIESTALAVLQLQQLPQLSTPDPSSSVHLPTTNTANQNHNNNSLFSDLNPTPPSDIEMLLSVINSQVVQSPVNSDSEICHPRSSAQGGEAGSISQDAGTVQSKSSTVIIQPQVTTGETVTLQVISHDNNDQATQSHNNAGLSCPGPNLFVQQLAMFPNQALLHIPQFTTQHTVTTTAQEVSKRPTMTRFPINSNTLGETSFTGSHLMQGLLNSPRIIGTKQQPVPTIQQSFLQQPNNRIISGSNLNLLSNSMRPSTPLFPNASQSALGAPQLLPQKNAFLGTNQVLPGVQSQRHLAFTKTVQSTPANAGAPQTQTTYWNSQITTQNGQLQVLPQLHGSNQLQQQQQFAPAVLNATSTSLPLSVRQSPAIDVLTHQVLTQLPLAPPQHQQFTQQMKQHIAFPQSKILNIPQVTSASKCASNTFISSSVVGDKTSSSNIHVTSLRLGSVSTTQSNSM; encoded by the exons ATGAATACTTTTAACTGTAATGGTGGGACAATTAGTGGTCAGACGCAGCTCTCATTTCAGT tcAACATGGATCAAATGGACGACCTTCACATTTGCGGAATGTGTAAATGTCAGTTCACCTCCATAGAGAGTTTCATCATACACAAGAGGTCGGGGTGTGCAGTGGCCAAacttaacaaaatcaacagtcTCTTGACATCCAACCCCTGCAGAGCTACTACCACATGTAGTGTTTTAAATGCCCCTACTGTGCCTACGGTCAATGCCAATACTCCAAGTGCACCATCCATCGTCCAGGCAAAGAAACCACCTCGGACAAAGAAGAAACAGATTTTGCTTGCAGCCACTCCCAAGGTTGTTCCGTCCACACCGTCTGAGAATAATAGTTCCAATCAATCTGGTGAAGGTAATGCGGCAAGCCTTGAGCAGAACTTCCGAGACGTTTCTCCTGTACATAGTCCAGAGCTTCCACAAACCAATGCAGAAAAACAAATGCAAGATGCTCAATCGGTGGTGGAAACCACCCCTGAAAGTATTAGTGGTGCACAAGGGACAGTTGCAAACAGTGACAATTCAGACAGCCTAAATCGCAAGGAGAAAAGTAGTGTTAAGGTTAAATGTTATGAATGTTTACACGAGGGCTGTGACTTCAAAACAGCTCACTTGAAAGACATTCAGCGACATAATCGAATACACACCGGCGACAGGCCTTTCTTGTGTACATTCTGTCAGCGTCGTTTCTCACGCAAGGACAAGCTACAAATTCATCTTCGGACTCATAGTGGACATAAGCCATATCACTGTCAACAGTGTAGCTATTCTGCTGTAGATGGGGGCAGTCTAAAGAAGCATATGAGGACACACACTAAGGAGCGTCCGTTCAAGTGTCAGATCTGCTCTTACGCGAGCCGTAACTCTAGCCAGCTGACCACTCACCTTCGGACTCACACGGGTGACTCCCCCTTCCACTGCAATCAGTGCTCTGCTAAGTTCAAGATCAGCACTGATCTACGGCGGCACAAGAGAGTCCACACTGGGGAGAAGCCGTACAAGTGTTCCTCTTGTCCGTATGCAAGCGCCCTCAACAGTAACCTCAAGTCGCATATTCAGCACAACCACCTGAGAGAGAAAAGCTTCCAGTGTGAGGAATGTAGCTTCACCTGCTGCACCAGTAAGCAGTTAAAGCAGCATGAGAGCACACATCCTAACCGTCATCCCATTAAGTGTTTGGAGTGTGACGTCATCTGTCTAAACAAACGTTCTTTCAGAAGACATGAGCGGAAACACAGCAAAGATAAGCCACACAAGTGCCCTCACTGCTCCTTCTCATCCAAGCTGCTTCGCCACATTTCACTTCACATAAAGAAACTCCATGCCGACCTCCCCAAGGTGAAAAGACAGAAGCAGGCAACAAAGTCCACAAAGAATCAAACCTCAAATAACAAGAAAAAACCTAAGCCTCAGGTTCTCAGCGGTAAGAAACCGTTCAATTGTGATAAATGCGATGCGTCTTTCATGCGCAGGGACTCATTTACGAGTCATAGAAGGCACCATGATACTGTATCAGACTCCATTGAGAGCACTGCCCTCGCAGTACTCCAACTCCAGCAGCTTCCACAACTGTCAACCCCAGACCCCTCATCATCTGTCCACTTGCCAACAACAAATACAGCAAATCAAAACCACAACAATAACAGTTTATTCAGTGACTTAAATCCAACACCACCCAGTGATATTGAAATGCTGCTGAGTGTTATTAACTCTCAAGTCGTACAAAGTCCTGTAAACAGCGATTCAGAGATTTGCCATCCCAGAAGTTCTGCACAAGGAGGAGAGGCTGGAAGCATCTCCCAAGATGCAGGTACGGTTCAGAGTAAATCCTCAACTGTTATCATCCAACCACAGGTAACGACTGGAGAGACGGTAACTCTGCAGGTTATTTCGCATGACAACAATGACCAAGCAACTCAAAGCCATAACAATGCCGGGTTAAGTTGTCCAGGTCCAAATTTGTTTGTGCAGCAACTGGCAATGTTTCCAAACCAAGCATTATTACATATTCCGCAGTTTACAACCCAGCACACGGTAACGACCACTGCCCAGGAAGTCAGTAAGCGGCCAACCATGACCAGATTCCCAATAAACTCCAACACTCTGGGTGAAACATCATTCACAGGAAGCCATTTAATGCAAGGGTTGCTGAACTCACCAAGAATCATTGGTACGAAACAGCAACCAGTACCTACCATCCAGCAATCGTTTTTGCAGCAACCCAACAACAGAATCATTTCTGGCAGCAACTTAAACTTACTCTCCAACTCAATGCGTCCTTCCACACCTCTCTTCCCCAATGCCAGCCAATCAGCTCTTGGAGCTCCTCAACTCCTTCCACAAAAGAATGCATTCCTTGGAACCAATCAGGTACTGCCTGGCGTTCAATCCCAGCGTCATTTGGCATTCACAAAGACTGTCCAGTCAACCCCAGCAAATGCAGGCGCACCTCAAACACAAACTACCTACTGGAACTCTCAGATAACTACACAAAATGGCCAGCTGCAAGTTCTACCCCAGCTGCATGGTTCTAATCaactgcagcagcagcagcagtttgCACCTGCAGTCTTGAATGCTACATCGACTAGCTTGCCTTTGTCGGTCAGGCAATCCCCGGCGATAGACGTTCTCACACATCAGGTCTTGACACAATTGCCTCTGGCACCACCACAACATCAGCAATTCACACAGCAGATGAAGCAGCACATTGCATTCCCTCAAAGCAAAATTCTCAATATACCTCAGGTTACTTCAGCTTCTAAATGTGCGTCCAATACTTTCATTTCATCCAGTGTGGTGGGAGACAAGACAAGCAGTTCAAACATTCATGTAACATCTCTCAGATTGGGATCCGTCTCAACTACTCAATCAAATTCCATGTAG